From the Hevea brasiliensis isolate MT/VB/25A 57/8 chromosome 13, ASM3005281v1, whole genome shotgun sequence genome, the window caatttaaaaatcccaaaatagtttaaatatgaatccccaaactccggaatcgcccttttatcattgttaatttttagTCGAATTTAATTGCATGTCATTTTAATTCTtaccatatttcaatttgctcatTTTAATTACTGCTAATTTAGTTGAATCTTTATATTGATAATTAGATTGTTAAATTTTGCATATATAAatttctcacctaaaattttatcaatctattacttgaatttcaaaattagtttaaattaatcaatttttatatcaaaaaatttaataattaacacAACTCTTCGAATGAACGATATCTTTCCTATGCTACTTGTGCGAGccatgcacttgcggttgggctacATCACCCACCTTTACTTGACTGAGGCATTCTCTCTTAAGCCTCATGCACTCTCGCCTTGCGGTGCGCCTTTGACAACTATGTCTTCATGTAATAACTTTTCTACAAATATTAATGTGTTAATAAAAGATAAATGTCTTGCATGCATATATAGCATATTTTCATCTCCTTTTGTTAGTATACAATAATTGCATGGAATAATTAATCTTAATATGTCTATCATAATCGACGATCAGAATTACAGAATAAATTCTCATGGGAAAAGGGGGTTTTGGATTGATATTGCTGATGGGAAATAGTTAGTAGAACAAAATTGGTTAAAGCATGAAATGAAGGAAAGGTAGAAGGAGCTCTGTAGCCTTGTAGCCAAGGAATAATTTGCTGGATTGAGACATAGTCTGCCAAGCATTCAACCACTGATAGGattatcttcttcctttcttcttcttttcctgTTCTTGCAACAATTTCTTGATGTTACCATATGTTGATAAATCAAACAAATGTCGCAAGTTGCTACATAAACGGTGCCGTGTTTTGGTGAGAATGgatagccccccattgtcagttCTCCTACCCAGAAGAATCTTTCACTACAATTTGCTGCAGGAATTTTACTAAGACAAAGCATAGTGGGCTATTGTTGgcaattaaaagagaataatTGCTTAGATGAGAATAATTGCTGCCACTTCCCCATTAGTTAAACAATCCACTTTTAGCTATTCGTATTACTAATGAAGGAGATAAATATGGTGGGACCCAGCATTCCTTTTGACTAAAAGACAAATATAGCCAGACATTTTCTTAGTATTTCCAAGCCACATGCAAAGTCAAGTTGTCCATCTTCCAGCATGGTTGAGGAAAAATTATGTAATAAAATTGATGTATGGATTTACGTGAAttctattataattaataatataataaaattgttGTATTTATAATAActgtattaaataaaaatttcataattcatttaGTTAAGCTATCCAATTATGAGTAGGCAAAACCAATTTAATTCCTAGCAGCTATGAGAAGGCGCACCTTCTATAGCAAAAATAATTTCCTTGGGTATTAATTCTGAAGTAAACAAAGACTATCCAACTTTTATTGGCCATAACCAAAATCTTTACTATATATGCATATTCAAATTAAACATATGGCTAGGACGAAGCCTAAACACGTAGAAAGACATGAGGGACATGCATGGACAGGCTTCGAAGCAAATGGATTGCCACAGTTGCAAGCATACTGATTCAGTGCAGCACAGGTGCTACCCTGACCTTCAGCATCTACTCTTCAGTCCTGAAATCCAGCGAAGGCTACAATCAATCGGAGCTTGACATGGTATCGGTGTTTAAGGACATAGGAGACAATGGTGGCATCCTTTCTGGGCTCCTCTACACAGCCGTTACGAGAGATGGTGCTGGCTTTGGTGGACCGTGGGTGGTGCACATGGTTGGAGCAATTCAGTGTTTCACTGGGTACTTCCTTATGTGGGCCTCAGTCGTGGGTTTTCTCTCCCGGCTGCCCTTGCTGTTGATGTGCTTGTACATGTTAGCAGCAGCTCATGCTCAGCCATTTTTTGATACTGCTAATGTTGTTATTGGCGTTCAGAGCTTTCCCAAGTATATAGGCACTGTTGTGGGTATTATGAAGGTAAATCCTCAAGATAACAATAAGGAATTTGGATCCTCTTATTTGCAGAGAtggattaaaattattttcatacaaAGAAAAAAAGATGCaccagtaaaattatttggacctTGATTTGGAAGAGCTTTAGGGAATGAGATCTTTCTTTGCCACTTCACTGCCTTATGTAATGCTTCCAGATAGGGGTGGAGAACTCTTTCTGAAACTTTCCTTGAattgattttctttttaataatagGAGTTTCTTTTGGTTCTACCTACTAGCTATTCAGGTTTTCCTTCTTATGTTCCATTTTGCCAGGGCTTTCAAGGTCTAAGTGCGGCCATATTGATTCAAGTTTATAACACGATATGCCAAGGCAAGCCCAGTACCTTCTTTCTCATTATTGCGTTGTCACCAACTCCAGTTTCTCTCTTGCTCATGTGTTTGGTGAGAAGTTATGAAAATAACGCAGGTGAAGACAAGAAACAGTTCTCTGTGGTTGCCATGATCATTGCATTCTATCTCTTAGTCACAATAATTCTGGAGAATATTTTCAAGTTCCCATTATGGGCACGCATTGCTACCTTGCTATTCTTCTATTTCTCCTTGCCTCACCACTTGCTATTGCAATCAAAGCCCTGAGGAAGGACTCAGAGAGATTTCCCCAACCCTGTTCAATCGAAGTGACTCCATCAATGGACAAAGAAGCAGGTCAAGTGGATTCCTTATCCTCTCAAATTGGAGAACACATGAATCTCTTCCAAGCCATGAGGACCTTAAACTTCTGGTTGCTGGTTGTTTGCATAGCATGTGGAAGAGGTTCAGGGCTCGCCACAATAAATAATGTCAGACAAGTAGGAGAATCACTTAATTACAAAGCCACTGAGATTAATACTTTGGTTTCTCTATGGAGCATGTGGAATTCTCTGGCTCGTTTTGGAGCTGGGTTTTTATCAGACTTTTTCTTGTATTCAAGAAAATGGGCTAGGCCATTTTTGATGGCCATTATTCTAGCAATTATAACGGGTGGCCACACAATGATAGCTTCTGGTTTCTCAGGAAATTTGTGCGTGGCCACTTTCTTAGTGGGCGTTTGTAATGGCTCTGTATGGTCACTAATGCCCACCATCACTTCTGAGATATTTCGTATCAGACATATGGGGACAATTTTCAACTCTATTGCCATAGCAAGTCCTATCGGAACCTATATGTTCTCTGTTAGAGTGGTGGGATACATTTATGACGAAGAAGCATCAGGTGAAAGGAACTTATGCAGCGGCACTCACTGCTTCATGCTATCTTTCTTGATAATGGCATCTACCACTCTCTTTGGATTTCTTGTTGCTATTGCACTGTTCTTGTGAACAAAGAGTTTTTATAAAGTAGTTGTGCTCAGTAGGTTACAGAGATCTTGATTAGTATTTGGAGCTTGTTGGGTAGGCATGTGCTTGATTATAATATTTGCAAATGAATGAGAGCATCTGTTTAACATCTTCTTGCCACAACGTCAAGAGAATCTTGCAGGGCTTTTTAACAGAGTTGCATAATAATTAATAAAGAAGTAGAATTCTTATCTTTACCTACAATTAATTTGTGAAattgcataatttttttttaaattacaaaaaatagTATTACAAATGAATATTCTCTTGCTCTTCATCTAAATTCACTTCTTTAATCAGATTAAGATAGTAAAAATGGATCTTACGCCATAAGATGGTAACAAAAAAAATGCTGTGATCAGGAAAGGGATTAAAACAAAAAATTCAGGACTTGAGTTTGGAACCTTTTCGCATGGCCAAAGGCCAGGAAGGTCACTTTAGGCTACTTAATTAATTTAGGAGACGTTTTGAAATTTGTCCAAATGTTGCAGATTCTTGCAAGCTGCATGTACAATGGATTTCTGGATTTTGTTAGCCATGGCTTGTGGTATGGGCTCAGGACTTGTCACAGTAATATAAGCCAAGTAGGAAGATCTTTTGGTTATGCAAGCATTGAAACTAGTACCTTGGTTTCTTTGTGGAGCCATTGGAACTTTCTTGGCTGGTTTAGAGCTGGATTTACATCTGATTATTTCTTACCCGCTAAAGGGTGGGCAAGGCCATTGTTCATGGTCATCACTCTTGCCGGTATGACCATTGGTCATCTGGTGATTGCTTCTGGTTTTCCTGGTTAGGTTCTGGAGGCTGTTTGTTATGGGTCTCAGTGGTCACTGATGCCCACAATTTCTTCTGAGATATTTGGGTAAGGGCATATGGAATTACGGATTATGGCCAAACACATTCAATACTTGGATCCTACATATTCTCTTTGAGAGTGGTTGGGCATATATATGTGACAAGGAAGCATCAGGGGAAGGGAACACATGCACTGGAACCCATTGTTTCATGTTATCTCTTCTGGTCATTGCACTGGCTACAATTTTTGGGGGCTCCTGCTCTTCCGGAAAAAAGGATTTATATTCGGATTATACCGAGAAGATTACCGTTACAACAACTACCATAGAAAGCAATCAATTGGGCCTGATGGCTTCGGCCTGCAACGTTACAAAATGGGCTTATTAGCATCGGCCCAAATGGATCCCCATCAAAATTAGGATTTACTGAGAAATTAGGGAGTAATAGGTAAATTTGCTCCTTTTAGATATTAAGCTGCATCAGATTAACCATAGAAAAGGAAGCGAAGAAGGGTTTCTGCAAGCTCTTCCTGTCTttgatttctaattaaatttccaCATTGAACAATCACAACGAACAAGTATATCAATCATTATTGTTgctaatttagaaaaaaaataattttttttttaggagACGTTGATAGATACGTAAGGCCAAAGTTCCTCAATTTTTCTATTTGCAAGATGAAGACGACGAAAGGAGGCAAAGTTATGAACCCCACTGACGCCTATCGTAAGGAGCTTCGCAAGAAAGAATTAAAACgggtaattatttttatttctccaatttttttttttaaattttggaagGAGGGTGGTTTGGTTAATCATCGAATAGTTTTTCTGTAATTGGATTTTGGGTGCGGAGTTGCTGAGGACAAAGGGGGAAAAGTAGCAATAGCGAAGAAatttgaatattttgattttggttttgcaagtaatgaaagaaaatttgctTCAATCAAGCTctgtaaaatttgaaaattgggaGGTTTTTAATTTCGTGAAATCACTTATTTTCAAATTTAAGTTTGTTTCCTGAAACTTAAGGGAAAGCGAGGAAAGACTTCTCACTGTGGCCAATTTTATTCATAACTTTATTAGCACCAGAATGGGTGTAGTTGAACATTTACTTGTACTCTCAGATCGTGGTGTTTTTTTCATTGTATTTTAGTTATTGCATCTGTGTTTCGTCACACATGTATTCCTATGTGTTTTGGTGCCTTTCTGGAGCAATGAAAATCTTATCCATTAGTCGACAAATTATCAAACTTCTAACCTTGTGTATTCGATTTAACagaataaaaaagaaagaaagaaggtgaGGGAGGTGGGCATCTTGAAGAAGGATCCTGAGGCGCTTAGGGAGCAAATAGAGAAGTTGGAAATGATGAGTAAGTCAGTCTACTTGATTATTTcttcttctctctgtctctctctcttacACTGAAGGTATCTTGCTCAAAATTGTGAATAAAAAGTATCATATTTCAATGCACATGATCATAGTGGAATGATCGGAAGTTATTAGTAGTTGATTTGGATCCCTAACTTATGGAAGTAGAGATCCAAGCATAGATAGAATACCCTTCTTCAATCATGGATGTTCAATTCCCTCAAAACAATGACTTTTCTGATCTACTTGTACATTTGATACGTGCCCACGGTATATGGAATCGCATAAGAAATAAAGAGTGAGTAAAATATTGTTTCTATAGGGGTTGTCTTTAATTACTAAAATCTGTGGTAATTTTACTAATATTTAGACtatcaaattgaattaaattcaagaaattaaaatttaattaaaaatgaaattaactaaaattaaaaattaactaataaaaaaaataaaaaatttgggtttaaaatcaaataaaagtgGCTAAGGATTTTGATTTCACTTTACCCAATAATTAATCTCAATCAGTTTTATTTTATaatcaattttaactattcttGCAAGGGTAAATAATCAAAAGCATTTAATAATTCATTCCGAGTATCATTAAACCTTCTAATTAATGAATTAACCCATATTTCTCAATAAAGAGTTAATTAATTACAGCATTAAGAAAAAGACTATTTCAACAAAATCCATAGACCCAATCTTAGTTTCCACTTTTAATTAAAATCTATTATAGTTGTTATTAAATCTAACTTTTAATCATGTTTTTCAACCATAGATTAGAAATCTAAAATCATTCAAGTATTCGGCCAAGATACTCAATAGCATTAAACTTAAAAATAACAAATATTAGCAAAGTAGAGAAAAttagaacaaaatctagaaattAAATCATATCAAGCTATATCAAATCCCTAACTAAAGTATCTAGCCACTCATAATGTCAACTCAAAATAACCTTAACAAAATTGTATCTAAACATAGCAATAAAAATTTAATCTCTAAACAAAAGCTAAtggaaagaaaagagaagaaagaactCTAAGAAGCTTGAAGACTTGAAGAAAATTCTTGCTCCAATCTCCTCAAACTCCTCTTCCAAAAACCTTTCTCTAGCTCCAAGATAGAAAAACTAGAGTGTCTGGATAGTTCTTCCCAAGAGAAAAATGTCTCTTGCCTTCCCCTTTTCTGAAAATTTCCAACTACCCTTAATTTTGACTCTTCCTTTCTCTTGTTGAAGTGTCACAAAATCATTGGATGAGAAAATGCCCTCAAAGAGCATCTCATGGCCAACCATGCGAGTTGGGAACAATCTCACAGTTGGCGATGCTTGTTTTTCAATTCCACAGCTAACTATGCGGATTTCATAGCCAGCCATGAGATCTTCTGCTCTAATAATTCTTTTCCAATTCTTCACCATTTTTTATAGTtctttttcctaaaaaaaaaatataattaaagtgATATTAGTTAACTTTTAGCTAAATAAAactataaaatgaaattaaaattaattaaaagacgaaatatttatataaattaataaaattcacTCTATAAAAGTACTATATATTAATATTCCACAAAACATGTGGCAATTGTGTTTTCATGCCAAGTGACTTCTTCCTGTTATTGTGTCTAACACATCATAATTTAGTGCTAGTTCTCATAAACATTAACCCAACTATGAAGCTTTCTTTACTACGAGGTACCGGATTTATTTTTATTGTGAGAACTTTCAGTGtgtgaaaattgaaattttaaagtcCATGTAAGATTGTAGATCTCTAGCAAATTCAAACCTAATAATTGCCAATAGATCTTGAGATGCAACCAAACATTGGATATTCTAATTTATTAAAGGAACTGAGGAAGCAAGTTATGATTGATTTACTCTTTCTATGGTGCCTGTACCTGTGCATGCATAAATTGACGGTTGGGCGGGGGTATGTTTATAGAATTTAAAATAGTTGTTGCTTATGGGCTTCCTTGTTTATAAAAATGACAACTTTTCGGTTATCCTGTAATCATTGAAGCTTATAGTTTTAGTAAATGTCCTTCaataagagaaatgaaaaaaaatcaggCACTTTTTCATGCTGCATTAATTTTACTTTGATATTTATCCCATGGTTTTCAAtgacttctcttcttgtatttcctaGCTGTTGATAGTTGTGCTCATCTGGACGATACTTTTGTTGCATGTGACATGGAGATGAAATTTGCTATGCTAGCCCTTTTCCATTCAAACTTTCCTCTGTGTCTTCATAATTGGTGCAGAGGCTGATGGTGCTTTGGATAAAGCAAGAAAACACAAGAAGCGTCAACTTGAGGATACACTTAACCTTGTTTTGAAAAAGAGAAAGGTAATAGTTATGATGCTATGTTTTCTGCTGCTCCTTTCATTTCCAAGTCCAACtccatttaaaagaaaattacatGGGTGGTCAGATATCTGGATCAAGACAAACATTTAATTATAGCAGAAACGAAACAGCATGCAGTTGATGAATGGTGGATGGTTTTTATTGGATTAATAGTGTGCATCAATAGGGTACGTCCGTACGTGCTCATAGACCAGCAAATAACTCTATCAACATTGTGTACTTGAAATGTCAGAAGCAATAACATTCATATAACATTTCTGAAGAAATTCTAATGGTTCTGTAATTTTAAGAATTAGTAATGGTTCTATAACTATTAGGTCTATGATTGCATATAGAATTAGGGAGAAAAATGTAGATTGGGAATAGGAAGAGGAAATTTGGTTGTACAAACATAATAACCAGTTTTCTTTAATATCTCAAACAGGAGTATGAAGAGAAGATGAAGGAGAAGGGTGAGACACCAGTCATGTTCAGGTAAATTGTCCGCTCTTTTCTCCTTTCCTTTCTGTCAATGCCAGCTAGCCATTTATTCTTTAACATCTTTTGTTTTTTATTAACAAACTGAATTCTTTATTCTATTGCAGTCATTTGGGGCCACCTCAGAGGAGAACATCtgcagaagaagaagaaagagtcaAGCACCCTAAACCTGAAGTATGTCTGACTgactttaataataatttattcctattttattcTCTTGCGATCTTACATTTACCAAGATTTTGGTTGCAGGACTCCGTCTACTATCATCCTACACTGAATCCTACTGGGGCCCCACCACCGGGAAAGCCTCCTATGTATAAGTCATCCATAGGTTCTTTTTTCTGTCTCATTTTTCAGCTGAATGTGTTGTTGATTTATGTGCTTTGGGTGTGTGTTAACTTTGCTTTGATTTTGACATGCAGGGCCTCGGATTCCCTTATCTGCTGCTGCTTCATCAAGCACTGCCGCATCGTCCTCAAATACAGAGTCGGATGATGGTACCTTAGCAGTGCTTCCCCCGCCACCTCCCCCACCTCCGCCTTTGCCAGAGAGCACTAACGTGGCCTCTGGTGATAACTCTGTTATACCTGCTTCTTTGCCTCTACCTCCACCTCCTCCCATGCCACCAAAGCCTCCTGCACCAGGGTTGGGCATGTCACTGCCTccgcctccacctccacctccaccaggCCCCCCACCAAAAGATCAAGTTTCAAGTCACACCTTCCTACCACCGCCTTCTCCCCTCCAACAGTCTGCTCAGCCACCTCCACCTGGCACTAATGAAATTGAAAGGGAAAGAAATTTATCTACCTTGTCAGATGAACCATCATCCAAAGAAACAATTCATGTGAGTTTATATTGCACATCCTCTGCAACTGCTTTGTCATAAAGACAACCTAAATTTGATGAAGACATTACACCagattatcaaaaaaaaaaaaaaaaggagtataTTCTTGGTCCATAGTTCAAAATCCAAAGGCGTTTAGCTGTTGTTTACAAACTCAAAGAATTGGTAACAGGCATTAGGCTTGACACCTTaactgaactttttttttttttgggggtaaACCTTTTCTGGACTTTTGGGTATAAAGGTAACATCTTCATTTCTCTATTCAGGTGCCTACCGTACTCCCcccaccacctcctcctcctagtATGCTGCTGAAGTCAGCCATCAATCAGTCTGAAGGCACCTCATCTGAAGCTGATGGTGATAATCCAACAGCAACTAAGGATAACCTTAAAATGGTTCCCCCACCACCTCCTCCACGGCAACCACCTCCTGTGGCTGGGCCAACTGTGATTCCCACATTACAGCCTGATGTATTGCCCCCAGGAATATCACATTTGCCTGGACCCCCACCTCCACCAGGTATGCGGGCACCAGGGGCTGCTACCGGACTTCCTGGCCAAGTGGCTCCTCCAGGAGTGATGGTTCCACTAATGCCAAGACCACCATATGGTCCTCCCCCTGGACCTCCTCCAATGATGAGACCACCACTTCCACCTGGTCCTCCTCCTACCTTACAAGAAGATCCTGCAATAAGGCCACCCATTCCTCAGAAGCCATCTTATGTCAAATCTGCTGCATCTACTGTAGTTAAGAGGCCATTAGCACAGCACACTCCAGAACTTACAGCTATGGTATGTTCATTTCTCTAATTAGTTATCAGAAGCCAACTTATGTAAAAACTCTTCTCTCTTTAAACATTTATATGTATAGTATACATATAAAATGGAAAGTGTACATATAAAATGGAAAGGTAAAGCACTTCTCTTACTGGGGATATTGCATTAAGAAAAAGTAGTACTATTGCTCATTAGACAATTTCTAATGTGTTTAACCTTGAGGCAAACTGCCTGAAGGTTTTCAGTAGAAAAGTTTCAAGACATTTGGAAACATGGAAGACATTCGGAATGCATTATGATTTGCAGATGTTGATCCCATTTTCTGTTCATAATCAGAAAATAGATCGCTGAACACAATTCCCAGAAGTCATTTTTGGAACTTATCAATTTACATATGAACAGAAGAAAATTACCATTGCATGAAGCCTCATCTGAAGGAACTGTAGGGGAGATGAGAGCAAAGAAAATTGGATTATCATATGGAGCATGGAATGTTTAAATTCTGTTAGCATTGTTATAAAATTGTGCACACATGATTTAACAACCTTGCTTGTATGATAATGTAGCACCCAACAAGGATTGGCTAGTATTCCCACACTCTGAGCCCTAATTTTTAGTCTGTTTTCAGGTTCCTGCTTCAGTTCGCGTAAGAAGAGAGACTGCTGTTCCAAAATCCAAACCCAAGCCAACAGTGTCAACTGCATCAGCAGCAGTCATCAGACCGGCTGCTCCTACCATCATGAAGCCAGAGTCCACTAAATTGCCACCAGCTCCAAAGACTCAGAGTATTGATGACTCATATATGGCGTTTTTGGAGGACATGAAAGCACTTGGTGCACTTGATACTTGATCTCAGCATTGCAGGCTAGAGGACAGAGAAAAAGGAACCGAGGCCTTGTAGCGTGCAGGTTAATTTGCTGGTACAGTAGCTTGAGCAGAAAAATTTGTTGTTGCCAGTGCCCTTGGTTCGACCTCTTTCGGTTGAGTTTAGGAACCTACATTGTATCATTGGTCCATTTTTCCCTTGGTAGAGCACCTCCATATATAAGGTGGGGGTAATTGGGGGCAATTTTTCTAAGTGGACGGTAGATATATTAACTGGAACAAGGGGCGTAACTGTACTTCATTGAAATTCAATATTTGGTTGcctttctctttttattttttcacgACTTCCAACTTAATTTATGGGTACTCTCTGATTTGTAGCTTGTCTGGGTTGTATATGTTGCCCTGTTCAGAGACAAACTTGTAACCGTTCAATCTTCTCATTTTATTTTTGGGGTTAATTATAAAAAGATTCTCTGAAATTTGTTTAAAATGCACTTAAATATTTATTGTGTTAGAATTAACAATTtgttttcaaaatttgaaatttaattacACTGAAGTCTTGCAGTTGTTAAAATTTGTACTTTTCGTTGATGGTACATGAATGATAGTTTTGTTTGCATGGAATATATTAAATTAACCGTGATACTTTGACTGAAATCCCAGGTATCTCTTTATGGTCCTGCATGGGCAGACACTGAAAGCCCAGAAAACAGTGGAAACTTCACCACTGCCGAGATTTCATGCAGATGTGCTCATGGCTCCCCAATTCAATGTAGCTTTCTGGAAGGAAATCCTCTGCCTGTTCTAGGATATGAGTTCTGATTAGCTGAAGATGACAAGGAAACTAAAGCAAGACCAAGCCCCTGCAATTATAAATGTTCCAAGGAAACTAGAGCAACTTCTGTCGCGCCAAGACCCCATTCTTCTTCCCCCATATCTGGGAAACTGTAGAGGAGATGCGCAACAATCAATTTGCTTCTCATCTTCATATGTTGAATTTTTACTTTTTAAGCCTGTTCTTCAAGAAAAAAATCAGCTATATCACATTGCTACACTAtctttatctccttgtgttgtatTAGATAGTTTATTGGAAACTAAATTGGACCAGCTACATGAACACAATGACTTATTAAGTTCAgttttagtttttaaatttatttttactgTTTTTTTTTATCGAATGGAATTGGTGAATAGatcaattttcaaattaattgtttccattttaaatttattgatgGAAGGTACATTCATGCAAGCACGTTCTTGCATATGGGAATTTGATtcagtttattattattattattatatttattattatttaattaaacaacCTATATAATTGAAAATAGTTCTCCTCcttaacataaaaaaaattaaaatcttggTGATGCTTCTAATTATTTTGTCTTCTTcccaatttttaaataaaaataatttattaaattaaataattttgattataaaaataaacgaaatataaaaaaaaattattattttatttttgaacaAAATTTACAACCTTCATTTGCCACAAGAAAGCAATTTCAAGAACAAATCAGGCCAGGAAGCTCCTCTGGGCAGCTCCTGTCCCCTTGGTCTAAGATCTAAAAACAGTTACATGTACCCTTTTGGCTAAAATAATGTTACAGTTCCATCTACCCTTGaaccatttttaattaaattatttcacaGAAGATGATGTGAACATGCGATTGATCCCATTTGTTTATTTGGAAATTAGAGAAAGCTCTCTATATTTTAGATTTGCAGCTTTTATTTCGCCCCTCATATCTTTGTCTGTTTCTTCTCATTTTGATGTCATTATTGCTTTTGAatgctttctttttttctttaaatgGTAAAGTCAAATGGGATTCTTTTCATTCTTGAATGTGAATATGGCAGTGTTTTTTGGCTTGTCTTGCGGGGTTTGGGTTTTAAAGCACTGATCCGGCATGGACAATTTGCCAATTTGTGCACAAAACACATTGAATATCAACCAAGATCCATCCAACTTGTTACTGGGGGCAAAGCAAGTGGATTCCTTCTCAACTACCTCATATTAACTATGCAAAGTTGCCGaattaattactcatttcttgATCAAAAGTTACTGGAACTTTTCAATTCTTGAAgctgaaatttaaaataaaaataaaaataaaaattcaaaagctTGTGATAGAGAGAAAGGATTTTGAGAGAGAGAATTGGAAAATCATTGTGCAACTTCAATAAAATATTGATATGCATACAGAGAAGGAAAGATATTTTAAATGCATTTCCCTTCTGGAAGCTGACTTTAAGAGAGTGATATATAGATAGAGCTTACAAATGGGCCACCAGGAGAGAGAGATTGGAGGTAGTAAAAAATAGAGCAGTTGGTAGAGAGAAGAATGCTCAAACCAAGAAAGGTTTTCTCCTCTGAATAATGGCAGTCATTTTCTAACCCCA encodes:
- the LOC110654346 gene encoding protein EARLY FLOWERING 5, with the protein product MKTTKGGKVMNPTDAYRKELRKKELKRNKKERKKVREVGILKKDPEALREQIEKLEMMKADGALDKARKHKKRQLEDTLNLVLKKRKEYEEKMKEKGETPVMFSHLGPPQRRTSAEEEERVKHPKPEDSVYYHPTLNPTGAPPPGKPPMYKSSIGPRIPLSAAASSSTAASSSNTESDDGTLAVLPPPPPPPPPLPESTNVASGDNSVIPASLPLPPPPPMPPKPPAPGLGMSLPPPPPPPPPGPPPKDQVSSHTFLPPPSPLQQSAQPPPPGTNEIERERNLSTLSDEPSSKETIHVPTVLPPPPPPPSMLLKSAINQSEGTSSEADGDNPTATKDNLKMVPPPPPPRQPPPVAGPTVIPTLQPDVLPPGISHLPGPPPPPGMRAPGAATGLPGQVAPPGVMVPLMPRPPYGPPPGPPPMMRPPLPPGPPPTLQEDPAIRPPIPQKPSYVKSAASTVVKRPLAQHTPELTAMVPASVRVRRETAVPKSKPKPTVSTASAAVIRPAAPTIMKPESTKLPPAPKTQSIDDSYMAFLEDMKALGALDT